The Tessaracoccus aquimaris sequence CTTGAGGACGGCCTCGAACTGGAGGTGACCGACAACGGTCACCCGGTCCCCAACTCCGGCGGCAGCGGGCTCGGCCAGGTCGGCATCCGCGAGCGGGTCGCCGCGCTCGGCGGCACCGTCGAGATCGGCCCCCGCGCCACCGTCGGCTACCGCGTCCTCGTCCAGATCCCCCGGAAGGTCACCCCATGATCCGAGTAGCGCTCGTCGACGACCAGGCGCTCGTGCGCAGGGCATTCTCCCTGATGCTCGGCATCGAGGAGGACATCGACCTGGTCGGCGAGGCCGGCGACGGCCAGGAGGCGATCGCGCTCGCCGCCGAGTCCCGCCCAGACATCATGCTGATGGACATCGAGATGCCCCGCCTCAGCGGCCTCGACGCGACCCGCCGGATCCGGGAGGCGGGCCACACCCAGGTGATCATCCTGACCACCTTCGACCGCGACGACTACCTCTTCGAGGCACTCGAGGCGGGCGCGGCGGGCTTCCTGCTCAAGAACACGGAGCCGGAGCGCCTCCTCGAGGCGATCCGCACGGTCGCCGACGGCGGCGCCCTTCTCGCCCCCGAGGTGACCCGCCGCGTCATCGCGCAGGCCGTCCAGGGACACCGTCCGAGCGAGCCTGCGCCGCAGATTGCGCGGCTCACCGACCGCGAGTTGGAGGTGCTGCGTGAACTCGCGGCCGGCTTCAGCAACGCGGAGATCGCAGAGCGGCTGTTCGTCAGCGAGGCGACCGTCAAGACGCACGTGTCAAGCACGCTCGGGAAGCTCGGCGTCCGCGACCGCGTCCAGGCCGTGATCTTCGCCTACGAGAACGGCGTGGTCGGCTGAGGCCTCCATCGAACGGATGAGCCCGACCGGGCGGAACCACCCGAGCGACCGATGCGTCGCGGCCGGGCGCCCGGGCATCCTGGATTCATGCTCGAAATCGACTCCGTCACCCGAAGATTCGGCGACCTGACCGCACTCGACAATGTCTCGTTCTCCGTCCCCGAAGAGGCCTTCACGGGCTTCGTCGGCGGCAACGGCGCAGGCAAGACCACCACGATGCGCATCGTGATGGGGGTGCTCGCCCCCACCTACGGGGAGGTCCGCTGGAATGGCTCCCCCATCACCCGCGCCGATCGCGCCGAGTTCGGCTACATGCCCGAGGAGCGCGGCCTGTACCCGAAGCAGCCGATCCTGCCCCAGCTCGCCTACCTCGGCGAACTGCACGGCATGGACGCCAGGTCCGCGAGGGAGGCGGCCCTTGAACTGCTGACCCGATTCAACCTGGGCGAGCGCACCAAGGACAAGCTGGAGAAGCTGTCGCTCGGCAACCAGCAGCGCGTCCAGATCGCGGGCGCCGTGATCGCCGACCCGAAGGCCCTGATCCTCGACGAGCCGTTCAGCGGCCTCGACCCCGAGGCCGTCGACGAGATGTTCGCGGTGCTCACCGAGTTCACCAAGCGCGGCGTGCCCGTGCTGTTCTCCTCGCACCAGTTGGACCTCGTCGAGCGACTCTGCGACAAGATCGTGATCCTGCGCAAGGGACAGGTCGTCGCCGCGGGCACCGTCGCCGAACTGCGCACCGCAGGCGAGACTCAGCACCGGATCCAGGCGGGTGCCGACCTCGGCTGGCTGCGCGGCACGCCAGGGGTCACCGTCATCGACCTCGACGGCCCGGAGGCCGTCGTCACGTTCGCCGACGAGCAGTCCGCCCAGGCCGGCCTCGCCGAGGCGATGCGCCGCGGCCCCGTCCACTCCTTCGGGCCCATCGTCCGACCCTTGAGCGACTACTACCGGGAGGTAACCCGATGAGCACCGAAGCCAGCACCCGACGCGCCCCGCGCAACCCCTGGGTCATCGTCGCCAAGCGCGAGATCCTGGCCCAACTGCAGAGCAAGGCCTTCTGGGTCGGCACCCTGTCGACGCTCGCGCTTGTCGCGGTCGCGTTCGCCGTCAGCTCCTTCCTCGGGGGCGGCGCG is a genomic window containing:
- a CDS encoding response regulator, which codes for MIRVALVDDQALVRRAFSLMLGIEEDIDLVGEAGDGQEAIALAAESRPDIMLMDIEMPRLSGLDATRRIREAGHTQVIILTTFDRDDYLFEALEAGAAGFLLKNTEPERLLEAIRTVADGGALLAPEVTRRVIAQAVQGHRPSEPAPQIARLTDRELEVLRELAAGFSNAEIAERLFVSEATVKTHVSSTLGKLGVRDRVQAVIFAYENGVVG
- a CDS encoding ABC transporter ATP-binding protein, coding for MLEIDSVTRRFGDLTALDNVSFSVPEEAFTGFVGGNGAGKTTTMRIVMGVLAPTYGEVRWNGSPITRADRAEFGYMPEERGLYPKQPILPQLAYLGELHGMDARSAREAALELLTRFNLGERTKDKLEKLSLGNQQRVQIAGAVIADPKALILDEPFSGLDPEAVDEMFAVLTEFTKRGVPVLFSSHQLDLVERLCDKIVILRKGQVVAAGTVAELRTAGETQHRIQAGADLGWLRGTPGVTVIDLDGPEAVVTFADEQSAQAGLAEAMRRGPVHSFGPIVRPLSDYYREVTR